Proteins encoded within one genomic window of Arachis ipaensis cultivar K30076 chromosome B08, Araip1.1, whole genome shotgun sequence:
- the LOC107613841 gene encoding peroxidase P7 yields MAAPFPHHLFVTLSIILSVLACSIVSNAQLSPNFYAKTCPNLQAIVLSAMKQAVTKEPRMGASILRLFFHDCFVNGCDGSILLDDTSTFTGEKSAGPNQNSARGFEVIDSIKSNVEAACNATVSCADILALAARDGVVQLGGPSWTVGLGRRDARTASQTAANNQIPSPFSDLSTLTSRFAAKGLNARDLTALSGAHTIGQAQCQFFRNRVYNETNIDANFATSRKANCPSTGGNANLSPLETLTPARFDNNYYRDLVAKRGLLHSDQVLFNGGSQDALVRSYSANSVSFFSDFAAAMVKMGNISPLTGTSGEIRKNCRVVN; encoded by the exons atggcgGCACCATTTCCTCATCACTTGTTTGTTACACTGTCTATTATTCTTTCTGTTCTTGCTTGTTCTATTGTGAGCAATGCACAACTCTCACCAAATTTCTATGCCAAAACTTGTCCAAATCTTCAGGCCATTGTGCTGAGTGCAATGAAGCAAGCTGTTACCAAGGAACCTCGAATGGGGGCTTCCATACTTCGCTTGTTCTTCCATGATTGCTTCGTTAAT GGGTGTGATGGATCAATCTTATTGGATGACACATCCACGTTCACAGGGGAGAAAAGTGCAGGACCAAATCAAAATTCAGCTCGTGGTTTTGAAGTGATAGACTCCATTAAAAGCAATGTTGAAGCTGCTTGCAATGCTACTGTCTCTTGTGCTGACATTCTTGCACTTGCTGCTAGAGATGGAGTAGTTCAG CTAGGAGGACCTTCATGGACAGTTGGGCTAGGAAGAAGGGATGCAAGAACAGCAAGCCAAACTGCAGCCAACAACCAAATCCCTTCACCATTCTCCGACCTTTCCACCCTCACTTCCAGGTTCGCCGCCAAAGGCTTAAATGCTCGCGATCTTACCGCCCTCTCCGGCGCCCACACCATTGGCCAAGCTCAATGCCAGTTCTTCAGAAACCGCGTCTACAACGAAACCAACATCGACGCCAACTTCGCCACATCACGGAAAGCCAACTGCCCTTCCACCGGAGGGAATGCAAACCTCTCCCCTCTCGAAACCCTAACTCCAGCTCGGTTCGACAACAATTACTACAGAGATCTTGTTGCCAAACGCGGCCTTCTTCATTCGGATCAAGTGCTTTTCAATGGTGGGAGTCAAGATGCTTTGGTTCGGTCTTATAGTGCCAATAGTGTTTCTTTTTTCAGTGATTTTGCTGCTGCCATGGTTAAGATGGGAAATATTAGTCCCCTCACTGGGACTAGTGGGGAGATTAGAAAGAATTGTAGGGTGGTGAATTAA